A section of the Hemibagrus wyckioides isolate EC202008001 linkage group LG04, SWU_Hwy_1.0, whole genome shotgun sequence genome encodes:
- the LOC131351549 gene encoding extracellular calcium-sensing receptor-like, which produces MRFLHTWFLFTQVRAADPPCSLLGLHNPPELSKDGDVLIGGIFSFHVKWDQTTHVFTSKPWPTKCRSLSLREFQNAQTMLFAIEEINNRTDLLPGVKLGYKIYDSCESVEITTRASLSLVNENGKNTSEILCSKPDTVQAIIGQTSSSPTLAIAATVGPLKIPVVSHFATCACLSDRKKYYSFFRTVPSDYYQSRALAKLVRHFGWTWVGAICSNNDYGNNGINEFIIAAKEEGICVEYSKAFFRTDPREKILKVVDIIKASTSKVIVAFVSYSDLGVLLNEMALQNVTGYQWIGSESWISSLNPAIVQWQHLLIGSMGFAIPKAQIKGLQEFLTKLNPNSDAIYKELWETIFECKLPTQENIEMKEMCKGNESLSQVQNIYTDVSELRIANNVYKAVYAVAYALHNIYSCSANKHGQEGSFACANITDSKPWEVVTELQKLHFNTTTGEEVYFDKNGDPAARYELLNWQQDKDGKIVFVKVGFYDSSLQTNIQLSFNNISISWAHNKTQVPVSVCSPSCPLSTRKAVQKGRPICCFDCIQCAEGEVSNITDSITCIKCPPELWSNEKKDTCVLKLVEFLSFEEIMGIILVSFSLLGVAFTIFIAIIFFKHKDTPIVRANNSELSFLLLFSLTLCFLCSLTFIGQPSEWSCMLRHTAFGTTFVLCISCVLGKTVVVLMAFRATLPGSNVMKWFGPTQQRLSVLAFTLVQVIICVLWLTIAPPFPYKNMKYYKEKVILECHVGSVIGFWAVLGYIGLLALLCFILAFLARKLPDNFNEAKFITFSILIFCAVWITFIPAYVSSPGKFTVAVEIFAILTSSFGLLFCIFVPKCYIIILKPDKNTKKQMMGKASAK; this is translated from the exons ATGAGGTTCCTGCACACATGGTTTTTATTCACTCAGGTGAGAGCAGCTGATCCTCCCTGCAGCTTACTAGGCCTGCACAATCCTCCTGAACTCAGCAAAGATGGTGATGTACTGATTGGTGGAATCTTTTCCTTCCATGTCAAATGGGACCAGACAACACATGTTTTTACATCTAAGCCCTGGCCAACAAAATGCAGAAG TTTAAGCCTCCGTGAATTTCAAAATGCCCAAACAATGTTATTTGCCATTGAGGAAATCAACAACAGAACTGATCTTCTTCCTGGGGTCAAACTGGGTTATAAAATATATGATTCCTGTGAATCAGTTGAAATAACCACAAGAGCCTCTTTGTCCTTAGttaatgaaaatggaaaaaacacGTCTGAAATCCTTTGTTCCAAACCAGATACAGTTCAAGCAATCATAGGTCAAACATCCTCCAGCCCCACTCTTGCTATTGCTGCAACTGTGGGACCTTTGAAAATACCTGTG GTCAGTCACTTTGCAACATGTGCATGTCTAAGTGACAGGAAGAAATACTATTCTTTCTTCAGAACTGTTCCCAGTGATTATTACCAGAGCAGAGCTTTGGCTAAGTTGGTCAGGCATTTTGGCTGGACATGGGTGGGGGCCATATGCAGTAATAATGACTATGGAAACAATGGCATAAATGAATTCATCATTGCAGCCAAAGAAGAGGGAATCTGTGTTGAGTATTCCAAAGCCTTCTTTAGGACAGATCCCAGAGAGAAAATTCTGAAAGTAGTTGATATTATCAAGGCTTCAACCTCCAAAGTTATTGTAGCTTTTGTCTCATATTCTGACCTTGGGGTTCTTCTAAATGAAATGGCCTTACAGAATGTGACTGGGTATCAGTGGATTGGAAGTGAGTCCTGGATCTCTTCTCTAAACCCAGCCATTGTGCAATGGCAGCATCTTTTGATAGGATCCATGGGTTTTGCTATCCCAAAAGCTCAAATCAAGGGTCTACAGGAATTTCTCACCAAACTAAATCCAAATTCTGATGCTATTTACAAAGAGCTGTGGGAGACAATATTTGAATGTAAGCTTCCCACACAAGAAAACATTGAGATGAAAGAAATGTGCAAAGGTAATGAAAGTCTCAGTCAAGTTcaaaacatttatacagatgtttcagAATTACGAATTGCAAATAATGTTTACAAGGCTGTGTATGCTGTGGCATATGCCCTGCATAACATATATAGCTGTTCAGCAAATAAGCATGGGCAAGAAGGTTCCTTTGCATGTGCAAACATAACAGATAGCAAACCATGGGAG GTAGTCACTGAGCTGCAGAAACTCCATTTCAATACTACAACTGGAGAGGAAGTATACTTTGATAAAAATGGAGACCCAGCAGCAAGGTATGAACTGCTGAATTGGCAACAAGATAAAGATGGCAAAATAGTGTTTGTTAAAGTGGGCTTCTATGATAGCTCATTGCAAACAAATATTCAGCTGTCATTTAACAACATCAGCATATCCTGGGCCCATAACAAGACACAG GTGCCGGTTTCTGTGTGTAGTCCTAGCTGTCCACTAAGTACAAGGAAGGCTGTGCAGAAAGGAAGGCCAATCTGCTGCTTTGACTGTATACAATGTGCAGAGGGGGAAGTCAGTAAtataacag ACTCTATAACTTGCATCAAGTGCCCACCTGAACTGTGGTCTAATGAAAAGAAAGATACCTGTGTCTTAAAGTTGGTGGAATTCCTGTCTTTTGAGGAAATAATGGGAATAATTCTTGTATCATTTTCTTTGTTAGGAGTAGCTTTTACCATATTTATTGCAATAATTTTCTTTAAACACAAGGACACACCAATTGTTAGAGCAAATAATTCTGAACTGAGCTTCTTGCTGCTCTTTTCTCTGactctgtgttttctttgttcACTCACATTCATTGGTCAGCCCTCTGAGTGGTCCTGTATGCTGCGCCACACAGCTTTTGGGACAACATTTGTCCTCTGTATCTCCTGTGTTCTGGGGAAAACAGTAGTTGTGTTAATGGCCTTCAGGGCTACACTTCCAGGCAGTAATGTGATGAAATGGTTTGGGCCTACACAGCAGAGACTCAGTGTACTTGCCTTCACTCTTGTACAAGTCATTATTTGTGTACTTTGGTTAACAATAGCCCCTCCTTTTCCATACAAAAATATGAAGTATTACAAGGAAAAGGTTATATTAGAATGTCATGTAGGCTCAGTTATAGGTTTCTGGGCAGTGCTGGGTTATATAGGACTCCTGGCTCTTTTGTGTTTTATCTTGGCTTTTCTGGCCCGGAAGTTACCTGACAATTTCAATGAAGCCAAATTCATCACATTCAGCATACTTATATTCTGTGCAGTTTGGATCACATTTATTCCTGCTTATGTCAGCTCTCCTGGAAAattcactgtagctgtagagATATTTGCCATTTTAACATCAAGCTTTGGTTTActattttgcatatttgttcCAAAGTGTTATATAATCATACTGAAACCAGAtaagaatacaaaaaaacaaatgatgggtaaagcatctgctaaatga